In Levilactobacillus brevis, the genomic window GAGCTTAGGGCGCTGATTAAACAAACGGCGGCTTATCGTAATGCCCAAGCCATTCTGGCCAACGAGTGGGGGAGCCGGGCGATGGAAAATCCGCTGTTTCAGGCACCAATCACCGTAGCCGACCTGCGTTTTGCTCAGGATTTGCAGGAAGCGGGGGTCAGTAAGGTTAAATTAGACTTCACCGATTACGGGGCCGTTCAACGCTGGATTGCCGCGAATCAGCAGTTTTTAACTGCGGATGATCGGGCCTGGTTACAGCGTCCTTTTGAATAATTTCGAGGTGTAAAGAAAAAACCCTTTACATCATATCCAGAAACTGGTATATTATTACACGTTGAAAGAAATACAGGAGGTGTCTACATGTCAGTTAAGATTCGTTTAAAGCGGATGGGCTCTAAGAAGCGTCCATTCTACCGGATTGTGGTTGCCGACTCACGGAGTCCTCGTGATGGCCGTTTCATCGAACAAGTCGGAACGTACAATCCAGTTACCCAACCTGCTTCAATTACGTTGAAGGAAGAATCTATCATGAACTGGTTGAACAACGGTGCTCAACCTTCAGATACGGTTAAGACTTTACTCTCCAACGCTGGTATCATGAAGCAATACCACGAAGCTAAATACACTAAAAAGTAGTGATTAGCCATGACCGATTTTAAGGCATTAATTCTAGCAATTGTTAGCCCACTCGTGGAACATCCCGAAGCGTTGGTGATTACACCAGCGGAGACGGACCGGTTCTATGAATATCGGTTAACCGTTCATCCGGACGATATCGGGCGGGTGATCGGTAAACAAGGCCGCGTGGCGCAGGCGATTCGTACGATCGTCTACAGCGTTCGCGTTCAAGGCAATAAACGGGTACGACTCATCATTGATGACCGCCCGACAAAGACTCTCGAGTGAGGCGGCAACGTTTCCTCGAGTTTTTTTGTACGACGAATTTACAATTGAAGTGCAACAAGTAAGAAGATAAAAAAGGAACTCATAGCCTGAGTCCTGTAAAATGAAGTCACCACAACAATCATTTAAAGGAGATTTTAGGCTATGAGTTCGTACAAACATCTTACCTTAAAAGACCGAGAATGCATACTGTTAGGCGTCACTTTAAACGATAGCTATCAAGTTATTGCGGAGAAAATTGGCTGTTCTAAAGCCACTGTATCACGTGAAGTTACACGCAATGGCGGTCGTGATGCATACTCAGCTGTCAAAGCACAAGAGAGCTACCAAAGGCGCCGACTGAAGAGCCGCCGTCCTAGACTCCTAACTGACCTGAAATTACGAGATTTTGTCCTTCGCTGCATCGTTCAATACCAATGGTCTCCCGAACAAATCTCAGGGCGTTTACTTCACGAAAATAGTGGATGGCGAATTAGTTACAACACCATTTATCGCGGAATTGAACGTGATAATTTGGGAATTAAACGTAAGAGTCGTGGCGCTCGTGGTTTTGCCCGTAAACTCCGCCATCGTGGCAAAACTCGCAAGGTCAAAGGAACAATCAATGAACGACGGGGGCGGTTTAATGATGTTCCTTCAGTCCATGAGCGGCCAGTGTCGTGTGATAACCGGAGCTGGTTTGGCCATTGGGAAGGTGACACCGTTCGAGGTAAGAC contains:
- a CDS encoding IS30 family transposase; amino-acid sequence: MSSYKHLTLKDRECILLGVTLNDSYQVIAEKIGCSKATVSREVTRNGGRDAYSAVKAQESYQRRRLKSRRPRLLTDLKLRDFVLRCIVQYQWSPEQISGRLLHENSGWRISYNTIYRGIERDNLGIKRKSRGARGFARKLRHRGKTRKVKGTINERRGRFNDVPSVHERPVSCDNRSWFGHWEGDTVRGKTGRSALVTLVDRKSRYLLSQRVSKVNAKNVTQAMIDLLHTVTPKRVRTLTPDRGTEFARYREVSQELGIPVYFPDPHAPQQRGTNENTNGLIREYFPKGTDLDQLTDQDICQFIETLNNRPRKVLGWKSPSEIFFGIKLRLT
- a CDS encoding KH domain-containing protein yields the protein MTDFKALILAIVSPLVEHPEALVITPAETDRFYEYRLTVHPDDIGRVIGKQGRVAQAIRTIVYSVRVQGNKRVRLIIDDRPTKTLE
- the rpsP gene encoding 30S ribosomal protein S16, encoding MSVKIRLKRMGSKKRPFYRIVVADSRSPRDGRFIEQVGTYNPVTQPASITLKEESIMNWLNNGAQPSDTVKTLLSNAGIMKQYHEAKYTKK